The Thiorhodovibrio litoralis genome includes a window with the following:
- a CDS encoding YfbK domain-containing protein gives MPPGRLRDANATRGRLRQRCRRRGRDRRRPQGHCHLGIAAPGSAGLRLPQRRYGDRQGAESASTPTSPQTPSAADRQAELAHLRIRWKAPGETASRLMERPVTAADKAPLAQQSDDTRFAVAVASFAQLLQNNPAVGDYSLGDVLQLTRGAVGKDQNGHRVRFVELVEQAMALN, from the coding sequence ATACCGCCTGGTCGGCTACGAGACGCGAATGCTACGCGAGGAAGACTTCGCCAACGATGCCGTCGACGCGGGCGAGATCGGCGACGGCCACAGGGTCACTGCCATCTAGGAATCGCCGCGCCCGGTTCGGCCGGCCTGCGGCTTCCGCAGCGACGCTATGGCGACAGACAGGGCGCCGAATCCGCATCCACCCCGACATCTCCGCAAACCCCGTCAGCCGCGGATCGGCAGGCCGAGCTCGCCCATCTTCGCATCCGCTGGAAAGCCCCTGGAGAGACCGCCTCACGCCTGATGGAGCGACCCGTCACCGCAGCCGACAAGGCGCCCCTGGCCCAGCAATCCGACGATACCCGTTTCGCCGTCGCCGTCGCCAGTTTCGCGCAGCTCCTCCAGAACAACCCGGCTGTCGGCGATTACAGTCTCGGCGACGTGCTGCAACTCACTCGGGGCGCCGTCGGCAAAGACCAAAATGGCCACCGCGTCCGCTTCGTCGAACTGGTCGAACAGGCGATGGCCTTGAATTGA